taaaaacatgttaatcAAATCCTTATTGGCAGTTCTTAACAAAGTTTACAAACTTTAAAATCAGAGGAGTCCAGCGGTCCTTGGTCTAGAATGATAAAAACAGATCATTAATACAGAAAATAGGTTAATTAGGCTCTTATTCCCCACTGGTCAGCAAGAATTTTTGTTACTGTGCTAATTAATTTGGAAAGTCTCAAACTATCAATGCTGTCTCATGAAATGATGCATAGGACAGTTTCGACAGTTTGTTCACTGCAACACACTTCAGGTGGGTTGTGTAATGAATGAGATCAGGTTTGGAGGTCACTTAAGGGAGAATAAATAATGGTACCACCTAAAAAAGGGATTTCTTTCTAACAAATCATCATGTCATCCAGTTTATTGAAAATCATTTGAAAAATTATAGTTGGTAAAACCAAAAAGATGTTAAGAAAGCACAGTGCTTTCATgtgtacatttcatttgttaaaCGTAGCGATGGatcattaaatgtaatttaaaaatagtGAAGAAATtagttcatccatccatccattctctatgcCACTCAGTCCAATTCAGGGTTGCAGTGCCTAATGAAACACTGCTGAACACAGTAAAATTATTTAACaataatgtttttacatgtCATATCGTAGTTGTGTGTTCGATTGTTACAAACATAAATAACCAAACTGGGAGCGAATCTCTGTGATCTTTCTGAGCCTGTTAACCACTTGACTTCCATGCAATTTACTGTTAAATGGGTCATACAGGCTCTCATTTAATGTGGTCTTATTGAATCTGAAAGTCAAATTAGATCTCCTCCTTCCATAGAATACAATGAattgatgtcattttaaatgtattaatacTCCGTTAACATTCCTCATAAGGAAGTCCTGGGTACATATGATTGGTAAAACTACACAATACACAGACAGATCAGCTTTAATTCTATGTAGTTTTCTCTCATATGCTCATCAAACAATGTTGATATCCCCATGCGCTAGTCTGTAAGCTATATACCATTGAGGAGTATTATGCTTATCTCGTACTCCAGACAAAGTCAAGGGGAGGGTATCCCCTTAAAGATAGAAGCTACCCAaagtaaatgatttaaatacACTGAATGTTTAGACTACACTGTTTTTTGTCCCAATATTTATCAAAATCATCAAGACAGCCTGTCTCAATGTCTCTGTTATTCTAAATCTCATTTAAAACATGCCAGGTGTTATATAAGATGGGAATAGATTTCACTGCTGTTAATAAATGATGACAATACTTGTTAGCATCTGGTGCAACATTGCTGCTTTGCTATGTACTGTAGTTATGTCCCTCTTTCATGTTTATCTGATGTAGCAGTGACTGTAGTGAGTGTCAGTTGTGCTTGTGCAGTTGTCAGAGTCATAgcttttatttcagctgctggAAAAAGAAGTAGGCCACTTCTGGAGACTTGTAAGGTTAAGGACTCTGTGGTTGCTGTGGGAAATAAGCAAGTTAACGCTCCAGACAGAGACACCTCCCTGGAACTCATAAAAGATTTAAGCGAGTATTTTGGGAGCTGTATGCCCTGGAATAAACAGTACAAGGAGAAGGGCGCTCTTATTTACAGGCAGCCTACTTTCAAGTTAGCGATGAAATATTCTTTTCTTCCTAAGTAATTATTAGACTTCTGAAAATCTTCacatcaaaaacaacatttatattGTATCTGTACAATTGTCACTTATTTATAGTCTTGCTGAGGCATACTTTaatctactgtatgtgtaaatTATGTGATCAAATGTTTTTAGAATTCAGACTTACTGTATAAAGTAACAAAGTCTTGATTATAGTAAGAATATTTCTACTATGTGAATTAAATATCAGGATATAAAAACATCCTGAAAACTGTGAACTTCAGAATCAGATGTTGAagataaatactttatttttggGGTGATTCCATTTTTATAAAGCAATTTGAATTCTCTAACACCATTTGATAAgtagaaaacacaaattcatgCTACTTTAAATTATAACATGAATGGAAAcaggtactgtacatgtgtCTTTTCATACAGTGGATTAACTTAAACATAGATTGATGGGTAAAAGGActaaaaaaacttaaataataGATCAGGAGAAAACAATAGAGCACTTTTAAAAGTCCTCCCACCCCCTGACTTGTCCTGTTGGTTGAACACCTCTTGGAAAAGCAACTCTGTTACCTCAACAAGGCATCCAGGTCCTTAATAATGTATGCCAAGCAACTGGACAgaacaggttaaaaaaaaaaaaagtcaaggaAAATGAATTGTTTGAAATTAACAACTTCATACAGCATCCAATTCTCACTCAGACTGGCCTAAGAGAAATTTCCTGAGCAGAGGTAGATATGTATGCTTACTTTTCTTTACTGTTGTCCATCAGCACAGTGATGGTATAAATTACTGGCCACACTAAATAAACCATTGTCAGTTTCTCAATTTAGAAACCAAGACAACTCGTACCATTAGCCAcatattttaaagctgcattgtcagattttaattttctcattAAAGGTTTTGAGGCTTCAGTGAACAATATATGGAAGGTGGAAAATAGAACCATAGGTAGACTCTGCATTTGGTAGCTATTTCTTGCTTCTGTCAGTGGTAATGCAGCTGAAATATATTTCTATGTGGCAGTGAGGAAATGGACTGTCATGCACCAGTGGAGTGTTGGCAGAGAGCGGAGACTTTGTTCTCTTTGGCTCACTGCCGGGAGTAAAAAGAGACTACACTTCACACACGCCCCATGTACGCACATGGCCAGCAGGACGTGAACACGATGGCACTGGTAGCCAAAGAAACAGAGCTTACAAATTCTGCATTACTGGCATCTAGAGTGAGACTcagtcaaaacatatttttgttatcTCTGACAAGCAACAGATGAGGAACACGGGGTCCCTCTGGAGCATTTCAATCACTGCTTTGCACCACTGTCCATAATATACAGTGACTATTTTGGCTGGGACATAGGCACAACTGTCACTAGAAAGCACAGGATGGATCCATGTGGCAAAAAATATCACTTCACCCCTTGTAACCTTGCTAAGATTGCTGTCAAGAAAACAACATCATCCCTGTGCTGTTGCCAACTCAATTACAGAGAATCCCTACCATACAGCCCTGTAAGATACAAGCAGCCAGCACACTGTGCCCTGGATCTCCATGTCCAAGGTCACAAAACTAAAGAAAGCTGCACTCACTCAGCATACACTTCTTCACTGCACAGTGGTAATATATGAATTAAGTAGCAAAAATAGGAAAAAGTAATCTTCTACCTTGTGGCTCCTCTTATACTGACTGAGAAGTGGCAGGGTTGAGGTAAATGAAAGTATAATGCATTGTGAATGTTTAGTAAATTACTTTTCAAGTACACTGTATGGAAACaggtatattgtatatatatataactgcAAGGATGGACTGGTTGTCTCTACGTTGCTGCGCACTGAAACATTCTGTCATTTGTAGTAATTTGGTAGTAATTTTTTCCAGATTATTATAGACACAGGTATGAGGCTATTTTCTGACTAAGAGACCTACACATTTTTCAAAGGAAAGTAaaatttttacttttcaaaacACCACGTTTAGCACATAGAAAACTGTCATTGTCGGTGTCTTATTAATGGGGTTTTCTGATTTACATAACATTTCATCAAGTGAATATACTGCACTTTCCTGGATCGTTACTGTGTTGAGGAGCACTCTTCTGTAATTAAATTTTGATGGCATTTTACGGTTTTAGGTTATTTGTGCTGTAGTTTTGCCCATTCGGTCAGACTTTCCACTGTTTTTGCGTCTAAATATTGTAGATTGGCTATTTGTTACTCATCTGTGATTTTCTTGGATTGAATTCCTAATTTTTCTTAAACATGAAGTTGAGTTGATTAATCTACTTGACTGGACTACCTTAAAAAATTATTCGTGCAGCTGAAGCTTATGAGATCACTGAAGATAAGGCAATCATCTGCTCTGTGTGCCAAGAACAGACAGGTTTTCATTCCAACCACATAAGTGTTTCCACTAATTAGGAAACCTTCCAAACCAGTCAGTGAAATTAGCTGCTGTACATTtgtgcatttacacacacttcTGACCTTCCATACCACATCATGATCCCTGATATATTCCACATCAATATAACactttttgtcattgttttttttttttttgtatttgggTCAAATAATTCAAGTAATTCTTCATATCTTGTACCTGTGAATTTGATAGTATTTTATTGATTCCTTGACTTCTGACTTCTACTCTACAGATGTGAGGTGTTAATATTCAGCTAAATACTATTCACTatcagaagattttttttttaatataaaatgccATTTGCCATGATTATCCAGCTTACAGAGCAGGGAGACGGGGAGAACATTATTGACTGTAGCTGTCAAGTGAGTAAGCAGGCTATCATTATAAAGAactcttttctctgtgtctgtggggGGTATCTGTGTGGGTGAATGTAGGCACTGGTGCTGAATGAATGAGAAAGTACAATATAATGTGTAAGGCTGTTGCATACAGTAAGTGTTGGCTAAAAAAGAGAGCTCCAGGTTGTCGGTGGTAATTAGTGTGTATGTTAAGAGATTGCTGAGGACAGGACTAATTGCTTCACCATCCTGGAGAAGATGGATCTTTTTTTGTCCTCCCACCAGGTCAGGTTCCCTTAGAGAAGCGACTTCAGGATGCAAACATCTAAGAAATTACAACTACCTGTAAGAATTAGTTGTGATGCTAAGAATGAAGTTTCAGTGCAGTGGCAAGCGGTGGTCAGTGAAAGAAGTTGGCAGCAGTATTAGTGAATAGATATAGATAACCAGAGACCCAAAGTGGTTCTGTTGTAAGAGTCTATAGGGGTGTGCAGTATGTGGTGTGCTACTGGAATCACATTACTTACGAAGGCTGTTAACTGTGACTCTGGTTTGTATGTTCTCGTAGTGCTGGCTAAGTCCAATGTCGTCCGTGTGTTCTGAAGCAGGGTGGCGGATAACGTGTGCAAGAGCCCTGGAAAGATGAAGAAGAGAATGAGAAGGAATCCAGGCCTGTAGATCACCCAAGGTTTTGCTGACAAGTCCCCATAATGGAGAGATTAtgtaatttgaatttgaattttggcaatattttattttttttctgtaactttTCATTGTGAACGACTGATATGAACGACCCCCCAAAGAAgctgtctgaaaatgtgtgcCATCATGTTCTAAATGACATTGTTTGTCTGCCCTCTCCCTATGTTGACCACACCACCTTGCcatcataaaaacatttgacttCAAATGTGCTCAAAGTATTATGATCGAGCATGACCTGACCCTCACAAAGGCCCTTTTAAATTTCCAAGGCTGACACCTTTCATTACACACCATCGCCTGGTGTGGTGGGGAGTGATCACAAGTAGGCTGTGTTGCACCTGCAACCACACTCACCTACCACTGATGTCAAAGTGCATCAAATGAAACCCTGAGCAGACTTTGTCTGTGGAAAGGCAAGAACTGGAGGTCAGTAAAAACAAGAGGTTCATGTCCCAGAGAAACAGCTGTACAAGTCACGGTTTTGTCAAACTTGCACATCCTGTGTGTAATTTTGTAAAATTTATGGAAGATCTGCAGTGAAAAATGTCACTAGTGTCACATGGTGATCAGTTTTTTCCATATTTAGGCTACAaacaataacatacagtatattgagACTTCATCATGTACCCCATGTCCACTCTACACCTGTCTTATTCAAACTTAGTTTTGTGTGGTTTTGCGTCATAGGTTTAGCACCTTACAGGTATTTGGTCATTGACTTTTGACACAAGCACCAGCTCAGATTCATATAAGATGGTCGGGCTACGTGACTAACTTCTTCCATTTTATTAAACTTACAGTCATCTCAATTTGAACTAACTGAACTACACATAAAGCTATGTGTCATGTGAACTACTCATCATTTACCTCCCTTAactcttatttttaaaatcaaaccttaatgaaacattttttttgtttgtttcatgtttgttttcataataATAAGCCTCTGTGGATGTCTGGGTGATGCTCACACAGATGAGTAAATAGCTCATGGCTCTGAAACAACTgtgaaagggggaaaaaagtgaACATAAGGAAAATGAACCTACCTTGACATATTCTCTCTGTGCGGACGATGCGTCTTTTCCAAACCAAGCTTGGTAAAAATTCCGATCAGTGCCATTATGGCCACGACCCCGCAAATGACATACACGATTAGGTTTGATTTATCCTTGGCGGTGTCCCCGGCTACGTCCACTTTCTGTGGGGGTCTACCTGTCATCATCCACGGAGGGGTGTCGTAGTTCTTACAGGTGGTCTGGTCCAGCCTGGAGCTTTTAAACGCGCAGCAGAACCTGAAGCCACAGGTGCCGCAGCAGTACAGGTAGCTGCCGGTCCTGCACACGAACGGCGGGTCCCACTGGCCCATCACGTCGTAGTAGCCGCGGCACTTGTCCTCCATGTGCGGGCTCTCCGTGACTCCGCTCTCGCCTTCCTTTGAGTCGTTAAACCCGGTCACTATCAAGTAGTCGTCGACGGTCTGACCCAGTTCGCCCTCTGCGTCGCACATCATAACTTTCACCAGAAAGTAACCGAGCAGTAGCTCAGTGCCCCGCATTGTCGCTCACTTTTTACCCCGCTCTGGACGTCCTGACAAGCTCTCATAAGCCCGACAGCATCTTCCGGACCGACGACACACAGCCATGCGTAAATCTAAGGAGGCTGATTCCAACTTCCATGCGTAAAAGCACAGCGCGCCCCTGCGCTCTTCTGTCTTTGGGGGACAACACTTCAGATGCTTTTCCGGTTACTTtacatcagcagctgctgtagtAAATAGAGAGGGGTGGCATCACAGAAACATTGCCCCTGGCTCAGCTGGAGGGTGTCAGACACTCCTGAGGCTGCTTCACTACAGAGACAGTGAGGGAGAGTGGGAGAAAGACAGCGCAAAGTAGACGAGAACCCGGTTAAATGAATCAGgcgaagagagagagagagagagagagagatagagggagagtAGAGAGAGAGCTGTGTGCTGTGGCTCTAATTACAGCCATCACATGCATTTATTATAGCGTTGGGTCTTAAAATCGCCTATAAAGGTGCAATCCGTGATCCAGATCACACCAACGTGTGGTGACTGAAAGCTGCAGTCACTCCCACACTGATTGACTTTAATACAAGAACTGACAGTAAGATATACTTGAAAACCAAGCTGGTACTTATAGTAATAGCTTTACAAAGGAGtaaaacattattaaacatttatttcatcgATATAGCTTTTTAGGAAacactgcattgtttttgtaGGACTCAGTTTGCGTGGATCAGTCATTTATATGCTAAAGACTTGCTGATTGAGTTATTAAAACAAGTTGCTTCTGTGCACACGGGCAAAAAGGCTGATCAGCCCTGTTACTGTATACCTTTTGTGTTTTGACGCTTATTTTTAGAGAACCCTTTTTTATCTAAAATTATTAGTGGAGAGAGGCTTATCATCTGCCACTTGAGACATctcagttgttttcatttgatgtAGAATCATCTTCTCTATGAGGGggctacttttatttacaaTTGGTTGTCAGGGAGGTTTTGCTCCTCTCATCTGTGTGCATCTTTAAAGTTTCCTATAAATAGTTGCACAGTCTCTGAGGATGAAACTTTAGAGTGgtggaaacactgcagctttaccacgactaaaaaaaaaaaaaaaaggtttcatttAAACGTTTGATTTTATAGTCTGAAATAGTGAATGATTGACACATAAAGCAATCATATTTTAGTTCGGTTTCTCTTTATAGCCTGGGGCATGTTGGTATTTTTGTTATGGGACTGGCCAGCGTTATTGACAGCCTTTGAAATATTATTGATGAGTCACCACTCTTTAATATTATGCATCATACAGGGACCAGAAAGTTTGTTCTTTAGAGCTTCATTAGTTTTATATACAGTGTACCTTACACAAAATCAATCATATATGTAATTCTCAACTCCAAACCTTAAATGGATTCTTGAAAGTTACTCTATGAATAATATCTAATATAAGTCATTCTGAAGCAGAGACCTTActcctttttatgttttttttctttctatgcaAGATGTCGATCATCGTTGTCATTGGGCAAGAGGCAGGGCGCACCCTGGatagatcaccagtccatcacagatctgacacagagagacagacacgCCCTCACATTCATACCTACAGGAAATTTAGAGTCATGATTTAACCTAGCCCCaagctgcatgtctttggattgTGTAGGAAGCCATGGTAACAAGAGAAAACCCCACAACCatgaggagaacatgcagactccacacaaaaaggctcCAGGTTTGGAGcggattcaaacctggaacctttttgctgtgagggtAACCACCGTACTGCTGTAGCTAATCAACAAGTACAAAAATGACATGgtaaaaaattgaaattaacCAGCACTGTAACATGAGGACAGTATCTGTGAAGGTCATGTTTCTCAATCAGGAACAAATTTGCTTCAAGACTAAAATAATCGAATATATACAAGCGTATCTTCCAATACTTGGTGCTACACTGCTGCTGCATGGCCCTTGAAGGTACATCTTTTTCAATAATTTAGTGGCGCAACTCATTCTGTGCAATACTTTGTTTGGGAGCAGGTGGGCAGACGAGGGTGCTGTAATTTGCTCAGGCAGGGAGTGAGCCTAATTAAATGCTGGCTCGGTGGGGAATTTTAATGTAATCCCTTTCTGTTACTTTTGAGTAATGCAACTGTCATATGGAGGTTTCAGGCCTGACACAAACCATAAAGCCTAATCTGCCACTTCACTGTGCCAGACAGGGTCTGCCCTGGAAACCCAGAAAACCAGAAACCTGTATGGATACTTTTCTATTAACATTGCAAGCatgtaaaagcaaaaatattaaaatgtttaaattacatGTCAGTTTTCTAAGAgactacatacacacatttctctctGTTGTATTCTTTAGGCAGGTATTCCCAAGTTCCTTGATTATATTTTCAGGTGTACATGGAGGCGCATACATGGAGGGCAAAATACAGCACAGTCAAAACTGCACAGAAAATAGACAATGAATTTTTACACCCAGTGACCCAAGGAAGAGCTGCATGATCAAACAAAAGTTTTTGTGACAAAGATTTCGCTCTAGACTTAAATTGCCTTTGTTTGtctacttgtttttttttgtttttttttaggccaGTCTAATCTAATCCTGCTCATTAGGGCTCTATATTTATCTGTTCTCTTTAAGCAACTGCTTTTACTCTTTGTGTAATTTTGAATAGGTTGATAGAAATCAAATTTCTGTAGAAATATCCCAGAAATAACTTTAAGTACACATTCTTTGACTGCACTGAAATAATTAATCATGATTTGATTTTATCCAGCAGCGGCTGAGAACAGCAGCTCTGTTAAAATAAAGTCCATACCTTATATTGTCAACTTATATTGTACCATgaggaaacaagaaaatgttttttcttctttgtttttctaataaCAGCAAATATTCCCGTGGGAAGTTTTCCTGTTTGCATGCTGACCTTTCCCATTGTGAAATATCAGTGTCCATTGCTGCAGAGTGCTCTGTTATTCTAATGTTGAACAAGGTTGTTAGGAGGGCACCTCAGTTAAACTGTTTAaactttgttttcatcattggATGAAATACAACTGCTTCTAAAATCTAAACATTTTGCATCTCAGTCATTTTCTGGTGAAATTGCTCCGTATTTATTGTTTGGTGAGATTTGACTCAACATTTGTAGTTCCATTTTAACAGTTTCTCTGAAAACTAGCAGGTCTTTTGTCATGTGTACCCAGTGTTACAGTCTCCATTCACAGTTGAATTACTTATTCATGCCAATTGCTTCTGTTCATGTCCAGATTCTGTTTATATTGGATGAACCAGCGATTGTTATGTGACACAAAATGTATAGGCAGCACAGTCTTCATAATAGGACttattaaaattaaagtgtaacgttttttttttaacttttttttttatcttagtAACATTTTCTTCAGCTACTATCCTGTAGAGACCACTAGTAATGCTATGGCACCTCATGTTTACAGGTGGATcgtcattgtgtttgtgtgtttcacatATATAAGCTTACAGTGGACTTCCATACATTTCTGTCACTGGTTTCATACGATTCCCCTGATCAACAGATGGTGGTGAAagaaacacagtaaacacagacataaacaatCTTCAAAAAATTATCTTTCCAAATGATTTATGATAAAGGGAAACACATTCTGTACATTTATCTTGAACACAGCATTTtggtatacatatatatacatatatataaaatcaaaaatataatcTGCTGCCTTCTTTGTTTACaagaattttaatttcatttcatttgaactGTAGGACAAAACAGATTTGGATGACAGTAATCTAAACAGTGCTACACTATACTGAACTGATCCGAATAAATTCATAATTTCATTAAAAGAAAGGGTTAATTTAcaactgtgaacacacacacatttatatatccACAGTGAAAACATCCAACAACATGGTTTTATTATCAGTCTTACCCCTGTAAGGCacttacacaaaacacaacaacgGCCAGTGAGAGTTAATGCCTGcaatacatgcatgcatgctgtGTCACTGAATTGACTTGTATTTTTAGTCCTAGTTTACCTTGAGATACTTGATAAATAGTGCAGTTCTTTCTCAACCTGTCCCCCTTCCTCCTCGGGCCAGCAGGCTCTGATGCTGTTGAGCCTCACTAGGTCAGAAAGCTGTATGCCTTCACTTCAGGTGCTTGGACCCAGAGTGGGCCTTGGTAAATAGCCAGTGTGCTTCTCATGTATCCTTTGTCCCAGTTCTAGGATCCTGGAACAAACAAGACCTAACTTGTTTGTGTAAAAACTTTAATCTTTATCTTAAAGTGCAGATTGTGAGCTATCAAGGGTTTGTGTCGTGTCCCCTTCAACCTTGAAACTAGACTTGAGTTTCATACCATGTTTGACAGTGAAAGATTGGCCTGTGAGATGGAGTGACACACTTTTCTGACTATACATAGCTTAGAACACTGTGACTAAAATTGGAGACATACAACTCAAAAAGCATCAAGCTGAGCCTTTAAGTAATTTGTAGACAAAGTAGGCCAGTCAGTGCTGACTCTTCGTCTGTGTTCAATCTCTGCTCCTCAGCGTCtgacatttttccatttgtcaTCTTGTTCATTTTCCCCACAATCAAGAGGCAGGGGAGTGCGGAGAaatgttgtcatggtaacagaAAAAATAGCCAGGATGACCATGAGTGAGAAAGACCTGATAGCACACTGTGCCGTTCGAAGTATTTCCTGACCTCGTGCTACAGCTGCAGGATATTACTTGGAGATTTCATACAGATGAAAAATAAGTGAGACAGTAGTTTGAACTTCAAGGTCACTAGTCTATTAGGAAGAGGCTTTTTGAAGATTATATTGTCCTGGGACATTAATAAATTTAGGTTTTGGTCAATGCTGTTAAATGTGCATATGATGAGCAGAAAATTTCAAATGCTTGGTTCTTCTTCAGTGTGGCACAGTGGTGCTGAAATCACTGCTGTTAAAGTGGCCTATTTCCCCAAATGcttagtttttgtgtgtttccagtgtCTCTTTTAGAAATTGAGTTCAAACTATGTGGTGGAGAAAAAtgcataatttgttttttgtgtagGTTCTGTAGACGGACTGGCAGCTCACAATTCATCAAATAATTTTTCTGATTTATCTCTGATGGCCCCCTGTGGTTGAGACAAACTTTGGAAACCGAGCATGTAAAACTGAGCATCTTTGAGAAGGGACTGAAGGGACTATTGTATTTTCATGATACATAAGAAAGAGGAGCTGCTTTTTTATAAAGCAGGAGTAGCacagaacttttattttgtagtacttaaaatgtgttttcataagCAGATTAGTGTTCAATTTCTCAGGAAGTTTCAAAGTTGTAAATAATTTTTCTCTTCAGcgcttttgtcattttcacacaaTTTTTTTTGGTCACTGTCACTGCTCACTGTCTCACAGAAAGGCTGACATACCTTGACAAAACTAGTAAGAAAGACTTCATATCTGACTCCTCTATAGCTAGAAATAGCCACCAGAAAGACTTCAAAGTCCTGAATATGAGGAGAAACCTTtggacatttttgtttgttgttggctATTTTAGAAATCTGCCTCTCTGCTTCATTCTTTCTAaattagttattgttttgtctgtaagTCCCTGTATATCAGAAAAGATTGactcaaagtaaaaataacagagcagagaagagaatACTCTATACTCTAACCTATCAATCATCATgtcttgtttatatttttaacttttaacacaATTAGACTCTAAAGACATTTGACTCTCATTACTTTTTGTTTATATGGAATATAAAGCTTATAGATATTTTATAGTGGGAtcaatgtgaaagaaaaaataatttttaaaataaaatgtgagaaaatgctTGTGTTATTTGAATGTACAGTTATGCTTAAGAGCAAAAAGTAAATGGATCACTATTCTGaatctaaaaacataaaat
This genomic window from Mastacembelus armatus chromosome 8, fMasArm1.2, whole genome shotgun sequence contains:
- the shisa9b gene encoding protein shisa-9B — its product is MRGTELLLGYFLVKVMMCDAEGELGQTVDDYLIVTGFNDSKEGESGVTESPHMEDKCRGYYDVMGQWDPPFVCRTGSYLYCCGTCGFRFCCAFKSSRLDQTTCKNYDTPPWMMTGRPPQKVDVAGDTAKDKSNLIVYVICGVVAIMALIGIFTKLGLEKTHRPHRENMSRALAHVIRHPASEHTDDIGLSQHYENIQTRVTVNSLHNDQMNNVVQTSTLITQPYPAMGQITSPYEQQNPVKDLNKYATLKAVAEKVNDSFYSNRRQVIEMTAKGCLPMEAVDMEPEPSNPYSPPRQLSAKQNGHKYKSPKSHSSQSLSYSSNTAASPGVLRSWESKDTLGLRQNYGPKKICIVQKELHTTRYLPPQPYFVTNSKTEVTV